A genome region from Urocitellus parryii isolate mUroPar1 chromosome X, mUroPar1.hap1, whole genome shotgun sequence includes the following:
- the Atp1b4 gene encoding protein ATP1B4 isoform X2 — translation MRRQLRSRRAPAFPYGYRFRLDDQDEVNQNYLADEEEEAEEEARVMMVPDLEEEEEEEEKEEEEEEEKEEEEGQGQPTGNAWWRKLQIMNEYLWDPERRMSLARTGLVLVIYFFFYASLAAVITLCMYTLFLTITPYMPTFTERMKPPGVMIRPFAHSLNFNFNVSEPDTWQHYVISLNGFLQGYNDSLQEEMNVDCPPGQYFIQDGDEDEDKKACQFKRSFLKNCSGLEDPTFGYSTGQPCILLKMNRIVGFRPELGDPVKVSCKVQRGDENDIRSINYYPESASFDLRYYPYYGKLTHVNYTSPLVAMHFTDVVKNQEVPVQCQLKGKGIINDVINDRFVGRVIFTLNIET, via the exons GATGATCAGGATGAAGTGAATCAGAACTACTTAgcagatgaagaagaagaagcagaagaagaggcTCGGGTGATGATGGTGCCTGatttggaggaggaggaagaagaggaagagaaagaggaggaggaggaggaggaaaaggaggaggaagagggtcaGGGTCAGCCAACAGGCAATGCCTGGTGGCGGAAATTGCAGATCATGAATGAATACCTGTGGGACCCGGAGAGAAGGATGTCTCTGGCCCGAACAG GCCTGGTTTTAGTCATTTACTTCTTCTTCTATGCCTCCCTGGCTGCTGTGATCACCCTCTGCATGTATACACTATTTTTGACCATCACTCCTTACATGCCAACCTTCACTGAGCGGATGAAGCCTCCTG GAGTTATGATCAGACCCTTCGCCCATAGCCTTAACTTCAACTTCAACGTTTCTGAACCTGACACTTGGCAGCATTATGTGATTAGCTTAAATGGCTTTCTTCAGG GTTATAATGACAGTCTTCAAGAGGAAATGAATGTAGATTGTCCTCCAGGGCAGTACTTCATTCAAGATGGCGATGAGGATGAGGACAAGAAGGCCTGCCAATTTAAGCGCTCCTTCCTAAAGAACTGCTCTGGTCTGGAGGACCCTACTTTTGGATATTCTACTGGACAGCCTTGCATCCTCCTAAAGATGAACCGG ATTGTAGGCTTTCGTCCTGAGCTTGGAGATCCCGTGAAAGTTTCCTGCAAGGTTCAG AGAGGTGATGAAAATGACATCAGATCCATCAATTACTACCCAGAGTCGGCTTCTTTTGACCTTCGCTACTACCCTTACTACGGCAAACTGACTCAC GTTAACTACACCTCCCCACTGGTAGCAATGCACTTTACAGACGTGGTGAAGAACCAAGAGGTGCCTGTGCAGTGCCAACTGAAGGGCAAAGGCATCATAAATGATGTCATTAATGATCGTTTTGTGGGTAGGGTAATCTTTACCCTGAACATAGAAACCTAA
- the Atp1b4 gene encoding protein ATP1B4 isoform X3, with product MRRQLRSRRAPAFPYGYRFRLDDQDEVNQNYLADEEEEAEEEARVMMVPDLEEEEEEEEKEEEEEEEKEEEEGQGQPTGNAWWRKLQIMNEYLWDPERRMSLARTGQSWSLVLVIYFFFYASLAAVITLCMYTLFLTITPYMPTFTERMKPPGVMIRPFAHSLNFNFNVSEPDTWQHYVISLNGFLQGQYFIQDGDEDEDKKACQFKRSFLKNCSGLEDPTFGYSTGQPCILLKMNRIVGFRPELGDPVKVSCKVQRGDENDIRSINYYPESASFDLRYYPYYGKLTHVNYTSPLVAMHFTDVVKNQEVPVQCQLKGKGIINDVINDRFVGRVIFTLNIET from the exons GATGATCAGGATGAAGTGAATCAGAACTACTTAgcagatgaagaagaagaagcagaagaagaggcTCGGGTGATGATGGTGCCTGatttggaggaggaggaagaagaggaagagaaagaggaggaggaggaggaggaaaaggaggaggaagagggtcaGGGTCAGCCAACAGGCAATGCCTGGTGGCGGAAATTGCAGATCATGAATGAATACCTGTGGGACCCGGAGAGAAGGATGTCTCTGGCCCGAACAGGTCAGAGTtgga GCCTGGTTTTAGTCATTTACTTCTTCTTCTATGCCTCCCTGGCTGCTGTGATCACCCTCTGCATGTATACACTATTTTTGACCATCACTCCTTACATGCCAACCTTCACTGAGCGGATGAAGCCTCCTG GAGTTATGATCAGACCCTTCGCCCATAGCCTTAACTTCAACTTCAACGTTTCTGAACCTGACACTTGGCAGCATTATGTGATTAGCTTAAATGGCTTTCTTCAGG GGCAGTACTTCATTCAAGATGGCGATGAGGATGAGGACAAGAAGGCCTGCCAATTTAAGCGCTCCTTCCTAAAGAACTGCTCTGGTCTGGAGGACCCTACTTTTGGATATTCTACTGGACAGCCTTGCATCCTCCTAAAGATGAACCGG ATTGTAGGCTTTCGTCCTGAGCTTGGAGATCCCGTGAAAGTTTCCTGCAAGGTTCAG AGAGGTGATGAAAATGACATCAGATCCATCAATTACTACCCAGAGTCGGCTTCTTTTGACCTTCGCTACTACCCTTACTACGGCAAACTGACTCAC GTTAACTACACCTCCCCACTGGTAGCAATGCACTTTACAGACGTGGTGAAGAACCAAGAGGTGCCTGTGCAGTGCCAACTGAAGGGCAAAGGCATCATAAATGATGTCATTAATGATCGTTTTGTGGGTAGGGTAATCTTTACCCTGAACATAGAAACCTAA
- the Atp1b4 gene encoding protein ATP1B4 isoform X1: protein MRRQLRSRRAPAFPYGYRFRLDDQDEVNQNYLADEEEEAEEEARVMMVPDLEEEEEEEEKEEEEEEEKEEEEGQGQPTGNAWWRKLQIMNEYLWDPERRMSLARTGQSWSLVLVIYFFFYASLAAVITLCMYTLFLTITPYMPTFTERMKPPGVMIRPFAHSLNFNFNVSEPDTWQHYVISLNGFLQGYNDSLQEEMNVDCPPGQYFIQDGDEDEDKKACQFKRSFLKNCSGLEDPTFGYSTGQPCILLKMNRIVGFRPELGDPVKVSCKVQRGDENDIRSINYYPESASFDLRYYPYYGKLTHVNYTSPLVAMHFTDVVKNQEVPVQCQLKGKGIINDVINDRFVGRVIFTLNIET, encoded by the exons GATGATCAGGATGAAGTGAATCAGAACTACTTAgcagatgaagaagaagaagcagaagaagaggcTCGGGTGATGATGGTGCCTGatttggaggaggaggaagaagaggaagagaaagaggaggaggaggaggaggaaaaggaggaggaagagggtcaGGGTCAGCCAACAGGCAATGCCTGGTGGCGGAAATTGCAGATCATGAATGAATACCTGTGGGACCCGGAGAGAAGGATGTCTCTGGCCCGAACAGGTCAGAGTtgga GCCTGGTTTTAGTCATTTACTTCTTCTTCTATGCCTCCCTGGCTGCTGTGATCACCCTCTGCATGTATACACTATTTTTGACCATCACTCCTTACATGCCAACCTTCACTGAGCGGATGAAGCCTCCTG GAGTTATGATCAGACCCTTCGCCCATAGCCTTAACTTCAACTTCAACGTTTCTGAACCTGACACTTGGCAGCATTATGTGATTAGCTTAAATGGCTTTCTTCAGG GTTATAATGACAGTCTTCAAGAGGAAATGAATGTAGATTGTCCTCCAGGGCAGTACTTCATTCAAGATGGCGATGAGGATGAGGACAAGAAGGCCTGCCAATTTAAGCGCTCCTTCCTAAAGAACTGCTCTGGTCTGGAGGACCCTACTTTTGGATATTCTACTGGACAGCCTTGCATCCTCCTAAAGATGAACCGG ATTGTAGGCTTTCGTCCTGAGCTTGGAGATCCCGTGAAAGTTTCCTGCAAGGTTCAG AGAGGTGATGAAAATGACATCAGATCCATCAATTACTACCCAGAGTCGGCTTCTTTTGACCTTCGCTACTACCCTTACTACGGCAAACTGACTCAC GTTAACTACACCTCCCCACTGGTAGCAATGCACTTTACAGACGTGGTGAAGAACCAAGAGGTGCCTGTGCAGTGCCAACTGAAGGGCAAAGGCATCATAAATGATGTCATTAATGATCGTTTTGTGGGTAGGGTAATCTTTACCCTGAACATAGAAACCTAA